Proteins encoded by one window of Calonectris borealis chromosome 32, bCalBor7.hap1.2, whole genome shotgun sequence:
- the FOSB gene encoding protein FosB isoform X1, with amino-acid sequence MYQGFPGDYDSGSRCSSSPSAESQYLSSVDSFGSPAAAAAAQECSGLGDMPGSFVPTVTAITTSQDLQWLVQPTLISSVAQSQPLGAPMAHPPPVDPYDLPGPSYSTPGMGAFATGPAAPPARPTRARPRRSREETLTPEEEEKRRVRRERNKLAAAKCRNRRRELTDRLQAETDQLEEEKAELESEIAELQKEKERLEFVLVAHAPACKLPYEDVGSLGAGPAEVSTLGKEEPAGTVAFLPPGPFQPSAQGPFPSCCFAPGVPSGPPNPSYTSSFVFTHPEGATCGASHQRSSSSDQSSDSLNSPSLLAL; translated from the exons ATGTACCAAGGCTTCCCCGGGGACTACGACTCGGGCTCCCGCTGCAGCTCCTCGCCCTCGGCCGAGTCCCAGTACCTCTCCTCGGTCGACTCCTTCgggagccccgcggcggcggcggccgcgcag GAGTGCAGTGGCCTGGGGGACATGCCCGGCTCCTTCGTGCCCACGGTGACGGCCATCACCACCAGCCAGGACCTGCAGTGGCTGGTGCAGCCCACCCTCATCTCCTCGGTGGCCCAGTCGCAGcccctgggggcacccatggCGCACCCCCCCCCCGTCGATCCCTACGACCTCCCAGGACCCAGCTACTCCACGCCGGGCATGGGTGCCTTCGCCACggggccggcagcgccgccggcACGTCCCacccgcgcccggccccggcgcagccGCGAGGAGACG CTGAcaccggaggaggaggagaagcgcCGGGTGCGACGGGAGAGGAACAAGTTGGCGGCGGCCAAGTGCCGTAACCGGCGCCGGGAGCTGACAGATCGGCTGCAGGCG GAGACGGaccagctggaggaggagaaagctgAGCTGGAGTCGGAGATCGCCGAgctgcagaaggagaaggaacGGCTGGAGTTTGTCCTGGTGGCCCACGCCCCCGCCTGCAAGCTCCCCTACGAGGACGTCGGCTCCTTGGGTGCCGGCCCCGCCGAGGTGAGCACCCTGGGCAAGGAAGAGCCGGCGGGGACCGTCGCCTTCCTGCCCCCGGGTCCGTTCCAGCCGAGCGCCcagggccccttccccagctgctgcttcgCCCCCGGGGTCCCCTCGGGGCCACCTAACCCATCCTATACGTCTTCGTTTGTGTTCACCCACCCAGAGGGAGCCACCTGCGGAGCCTCGCATCagcggagcagcagcagcgaccAGTCCTCGGACTCCTTGAATTCTCCCTCGCTCCTCGCGTTGTGA
- the FOSB gene encoding protein FosB isoform X2, translating into MYQGFPGDYDSGSRCSSSPSAESQYLSSVDSFGSPAAAAAAQECSGLGDMPGSFVPTVTAITTSQDLQWLVQPTLISSVAQSQPLGAPMAHPPPVDPYDLPGPSYSTPGMGAFATGPAAPPARPTRARPRRSREETLTPEEEEKRRVRRERNKLAAAKCRNRRRELTDRLQAETDQLEEEKAELESEIAELQKEKERLEFVLVAHAPACKLPYEDVGSLGAGPAEREPPAEPRISGAAAATSPRTP; encoded by the exons ATGTACCAAGGCTTCCCCGGGGACTACGACTCGGGCTCCCGCTGCAGCTCCTCGCCCTCGGCCGAGTCCCAGTACCTCTCCTCGGTCGACTCCTTCgggagccccgcggcggcggcggccgcgcag GAGTGCAGTGGCCTGGGGGACATGCCCGGCTCCTTCGTGCCCACGGTGACGGCCATCACCACCAGCCAGGACCTGCAGTGGCTGGTGCAGCCCACCCTCATCTCCTCGGTGGCCCAGTCGCAGcccctgggggcacccatggCGCACCCCCCCCCCGTCGATCCCTACGACCTCCCAGGACCCAGCTACTCCACGCCGGGCATGGGTGCCTTCGCCACggggccggcagcgccgccggcACGTCCCacccgcgcccggccccggcgcagccGCGAGGAGACG CTGAcaccggaggaggaggagaagcgcCGGGTGCGACGGGAGAGGAACAAGTTGGCGGCGGCCAAGTGCCGTAACCGGCGCCGGGAGCTGACAGATCGGCTGCAGGCG GAGACGGaccagctggaggaggagaaagctgAGCTGGAGTCGGAGATCGCCGAgctgcagaaggagaaggaacGGCTGGAGTTTGTCCTGGTGGCCCACGCCCCCGCCTGCAAGCTCCCCTACGAGGACGTCGGCTCCTTGGGTGCCGGCCCCGCCGAG AGGGAGCCACCTGCGGAGCCTCGCATCagcggagcagcagcagcgaccAGTCCTCGGACTCCTTGA